From a region of the Etheostoma cragini isolate CJK2018 chromosome 22, CSU_Ecrag_1.0, whole genome shotgun sequence genome:
- the nck1b gene encoding cytoplasmic protein NCK1 isoform X2 produces the protein MDMANLFKHFFRIGKVKSRKGGMRDTASNADADMYADNGERLYDLNLPALVKFSYTAEREDELSLVKGTRVVVMEKCSDGWWRGSYNGRSGWFPSNYVTEDMDGTAGGGGMGGLGDPAGSLTEKLAAVVNSTTNGNRVLHTVQALYPFSSGNDEELNFEKGEVMEVVEKPENDPEWWKCRKADGQLGLVPKNYVTVLDSSSHKPGAGPAGPPTPDCDYISPSGTGRFAGKEWYYGKVTRHQAEVALNQRGIEGDFLIRDSESSPNDFSISLKAQSKNKHFKVQLKESLYCIGQRKFNSMEELVEHYKKAPIFTSEQGDKLYLIKALAAS, from the exons GAATTGGGAAGGTGAAGAGCAGAAAGGGGGGAATGAGAGACACGGCCTCCAACGCAGACGCAGACATGTATGCAGACAACGGCGAGCGGCTGTACGACCTCAACCTTCCCGCCCTTGTCAAGTTCAGCTACACAGCTGAGCGCGAGGACGAGCTATCTCTGGTAAAAGGCACGCGGGTGGTGGTGATGGAGAAGTGCAGTGACGGCTGGTGGCGCGGCAGCTACAACGGGCGCTCTGGCTGGTTTCCGTCTAACTACGTGACGGAGGACATGGACGGGACGGCGGGGGGAGGCGGCATGGGTGGGCTCGGAGACCCGGCCGGATCGCTAACGGAGAAGCTGGCGGCCGTAGTGAACAGCACCACAAACGGGAATAGAGTGCTTCACACGGTGCAGGCGCTCTACCCTTTCAGCTCAGGCAATGACGAGGAGCTGAACTTTGAGAAGGGCGAGGTTATGGAGGTGGTGGAGAAGCCCGAGAACGACCCGGAGTGGTGGAAGTGTCGCAAAGCAGACGGACAGCTGGGCTTGGTGCCTAAAAACTACGTCACTGTGCTGGACTCCAGCTCCCATAAACCCGGAGCGGGGCCTGCTGGGCCGCCCACACCTGACTGTGACTACATCTCGCCCTCAGGCACCGGGCGCTTCGCCGGAAAGGAGTGGTACTACGGAAAGGTGACGCGCCACCAGGCGGAGGTGGCCCTCAACCAGAGAGGCATAGAAGGGGACTTCCTCATCCGAGACAGCGAGTCGTCG ccaAACGACTTCTCCATCTCCCTGAAGGCGCAGAGCAAGAACAAGCATTTCAAAGTGCAGCTGAAGGAAAGCCTTTACTGCATTGGACAGCGCAAGTTCAACTCCATGGAAGAGCTTGTTGAACACTACAAAAAGGCCCCCATCTTTACCAGTGAGCAGGGAGACAAACTGTACCTGATCAAGGCCCTGGCTGCCTCCTGA